CGTCTGCCGTCGCGGAGGGAGCGGCCTCGCCCTGCGGCCGTTCCTGTTTGTGCTTGCGTTCGACAGCGCAGGCCGACGGCCCCATCAGGCCGGTGTTGAAGGCTTCCAGGTCGTCCTTGAAGCCCTCGCCGCCATCCCAGCGGCGCTGGTTGTTGCCGATGGTGCCGTGCGAGGCCAGCCACGCGTCGGCCGAGGCCATGGCGTCCGCCACGAGCGATCCGTCGGCGCCCGTCGCGATGTTCAGGTGCGCGGCGATGAGCTGCTCGGCGAGGATGATCGACTTGTCGCCGCGGGGGTTCTTGACCATCAGGTCGAGCATCGTGCGTTTGCCGTACGTGATGCCACCGAGCGTGAGCTGGCGGAATGGCCATTCGTCGGGATGCTTCTTCCAGTAGGCCATGGTAAAGGTGCATCCGCCAAGGGCAGGCGCCGGCGGGGTGAATACGATGTTGTCGAGGCCGCCCGAGCCCTGATGGGTCATGACGACGCGCACGACATTGGCCGTCCCGATGCCGGCCGCACCCGTGAGGACGACGGCGACGCCGTTATTGCCGGTGACGGGGGTCGTGAAGACGCCCACGAGCGCGCCCTGTCCGTCGTACAGTTCCACATTCTCCAGCTCGTTGCTCTCGCGATCGATGATCGTGAACGAATGGAGGGTGACGGGGGCGGGGAAGGTGAAGGTGATCGTGGAGGCGCCGCCTTCGTCGTCGGGGTCGATCACGCCGGCGAGCCCTTCAGCGATCGGCTCGATCTCGCGCGGGTACTCATGCACGATGAGGACGTTGCCGAGCGCCGTGCTGTTGGCGTAGGGCGCGCGGCCACCTTCAAAGCCCTGGCCGGGGCCGCCATACTTCGCGTTCGGGCTGCCGAGGTCGGGGTCGCTGCCGGTGCATCCGCCCGTGCAGTTCGAGTCGAATAGGACGGCGGCGTTGGCGTCGGGCGTGTTGGTCAGATTGGAGCCGAAAACCAACACCGGTCCGAAGCCGCCGTCGGCCCGTACGGAATCGACGACCTGGCCCCGGGTGAGGTTCTCGAAGGTTATGGTTTGCACCTGGCCCATCGCCCGGCCGGCGGTGAGGCTCATAAAGAGAACGATCGCGGCAGGCAGGAGATGGATAAAGCGGTTACGCGCGGCGCAGGCGGTCCGGTTGGAAAACGCAATACGCATGGGTTTGATACCGTTGAGGGGCGGGAGACCCGCCAATGGGAGGGTGGTGGTGGGATGACGTAAATAACAAAAAGCGCCGGCCCGCCCGATACGAAAACCGGCGCATCGGGGCGGTGTCTTCGATGGATTCTGGATCCTCCGATGCGCTGGATCGACCCGGAAACGAGCGATTGATCGGATGGCGCTTTTGGATCGCCGTGGAGGAACGAATAAGCGCCCGCTTTGCCGGGGAGTGGGCCTGGCGCGTCCTTTTTCGAGCCTGTATTTGGCTATACCAATCGGATGCGTATTTTAGCGCCTGCTATCGGCAGTGGCCGCCCCGGTTGCGTTCGCGATCAGGCCGGTCGACGCCTCGATGGCGCCGGCGCCCACCCGCCGGGCTCGAACCCATCCCGATCGACGTATCCACGGTCGGTCGAACGCGTTATCTCGCCTCGCATCCATTCTGATGAAAATATCCCCGATCATCACCAGCACGCTGCTCACGCTGGTCGTCATCTGGTTTCTTGCCCTCTACGGGGGAGGACCCCTGAGCGATTGCAAGATGGGGATCATGCGCTTCCCCTATATTCTGGGCATCGTGCCCCCGATAGCCGGCGTGCTCACCCTGCCGATCTTCTTCGTTATGAGCCTGTGCGACCGGTTCGGCATCCACAACGCCGTGGGCCGCACCGCCATCGCGCTCGTCCTCCAGCTGCCGATCACGTTCCTGATTTCCGTCCTCGTCACGCCGATCGACGACGGGATGATGTGGCGATGTGTATTTAATATGCCCTGATTTTTCCCACCATCCTCCGAGAACCGACATGGCGAAACTGGAAGTCGTCGAATACAGCGCGGAGTGGAATCCCGTCCACAATACAGGGATGATCCATGCTGTCTTCTCGAATGGACAGCATGCCGAATTGCCGATCGACTCGACCGAAGAGTTTATCGCCGTGATGATGATGCTGGAAAAGGCGCCCGTCTTCCTGGACACCCGGACGATGGATCTCGCCTGCGCCCAGCGAAGCACGGGGCGCTGAGGCCGCGAAGGCGCGCTCGGGGCGGGGATTTTGGATGAGGTAGACCGCCGTTCGCCCGGCGCCATGAATGCGGCGATCCCGGCGGTACGGGGCACTTCTTTTTACGCCGTATGCGATTAGGGGCTGGCCAGACCCTGCGTGTAGGAAACCGTGTGGCACATCGCTTGTAAGCGTTGTGCTTTTTCCCACGTATCGGCGCGCTCAGCGACAGGCACCCTAATCGGGTATGCGATCCTCGCCCTGTCATGCGCCGGCATATCCCCCGAGGTACGGCTCTATGCTCAGTCATTCAAACGGCTCCTTGAAGGCGTCGGCGCTGCTCGTCTTCAGCCTCTTTCTCTTTTCCTCGCCCGCGAGCGCACAGGTGCGACTCGGCATTCTGGGCGGCGGTAATTTCGCGGCGCTTAACGACATCTCCGCCGGCGACGCGCTTGTCAACTTCGACAACACCACCGGCTACCACATCGGGGCGTTCGTCGATATCGGCTTCGGCGCGCTCGGCGTCCGGCCAGCGGTCTACTATCTGGATGCCGGTCCGCTCTTCCAGGGCGCCGGTTTTCTTGAAAAGGACGACTTCAACATGGTCTATGTCAGCGTCCCCGTCGACCTGCGGTTTTCGCTCGGCGCCGGTCCGGTCAAACCGTATTTCCTTGCCGGCCCGGAAGTGCGTATCCTCACGTCCGCACAGGATGCGCCGCCCGAACTCGAGGACCAGCTCAGCAATCTGGTCGTCAATGCCGGCCTCGGCCTGGGCCTCGAAGTGAACGTGCCGGGATTCGGAATTACGCTGTACCCGCAAATTCGGTACAGTTTTGGTCTTTCGGATCTGGTCGATCGCACCTACGAGATCAACGACGTAACGATATCGACCGATGGCGGGCAGCGACCCAATATGTGGCTCCTGAGTCTCGGAATCGGTTTCTAAATGCGATCTGGTGCGATCGGTATCTGGCCGCGGGAAGAGCGGCGGTTCCGCCAGGGCCGCTCTTCCCGCGATCCGAGCCCCCACCGTTCGGATCCGTCCATCGCACGCAGGGATGACGACCATCACCCGTAACCGGCCCAACTTCTTTATCGTCGGCGCGCCGAAATGCGGCACGACCTCGCTGTACGAATACCTTCGTCAGCATGGGGAGGTGTACATGGCGCACGACAGCCGGCAGTACTGGCGATCGAAGGAGCCCTATTTCTTTTGCCGCGAGCTGATTGCGCGGGATGGGCTGGGGGTGAACAGCGAAGAAGACTATCTCGCCCTCTTCGCGGACGCGCAGGGCGCCACGCGCATCGGTGAATCGTCGGCGCTGTATCTCTATTCCGAACAGGCGGCCGAGCGCATCAAGGCCTTCGCGCCCGATGCGCGGCTCATCATCATGGTGCGGCAGCCCGTGCGCATGATGCTCTCCTGGCATCGGGACTGCGTGCGGTGGGGGCACGAGAATATCCTGGATTTCCGGGACGCCGTCCAGGCGGAGCCGGAGCGCCTCGCGGGCCATCGCCTGCCGCCGGCGTCGGGCTATCCGGCCTGTCTCCAGTATACCCGGATCGCGACCTTTACGCCCCAGATCGAACGGTTCATCGATGCATTCGGGGAGGATGCGGTCAAGATCTGTCTGCTGGAGGATCTCTCCCTCGACCCCTCCGGCACCTTTCAGGATATCGCGCGCTTCCTCGGTATCGACCCATCCTTCGAGCCGGCGTACGAGGTGCACAACGAGCAGGTCGTGTTGAGCGAAGCGCAGATCATGCGCCACCGCATGATGAACTGGGCGAGGCAGCATGCCGCGTGGGCGCGTCCGATTCAGCGGGTGCTGCCGTTTCGCGTCGATCGGGTGTTGTCCGGCGTGCTCGGGCGCGTCGCCCGGAATCCCGTCGCCTTACCGGTCGACACCCCGTTTCTGTCGCAGTTGCAGCGCCAGTTTATCCCGGAAATCGACCGCCTCGGCGCGTTGATCGGGCGGGATCTGGGGCACTGGAAAACGATGTTCTGACGCGTCAGGCCGGCGACAGCGCGTGGGCGACCAGCGGCAAACGGATCATGGCCGTCGTGCCTGCCCCCGGGGCGCTTTCGTAGGCGATGCTGCCGTCGTAAATCGACGCCAGCATCTGCGCGATCGTGAGGCCGAGGCCCAGACCCTGCTGCTCGTTTTGCTCGCGCCCGAATTGCATAAACGCCCCCAGCAGGTTCAACTGCTCGTGCGACATGCCCTTGCCGGCGTCCTGGATCGTGATCCAGTACTGCCCCTTGACGACGCGTCCGGTAAGCCGCACGGGCGAGCCGGGTTGCGAGAACTTGAACGCGTTGCTGAGGATCTCGTCGATGAGCTTGAACAGGTATTGCTGGGATATGGCCACTTCCGCTTCCTCGACATCGACCACGAGGTCGTCGTTGCGTAGCTGGGTCAGCGCGTGGGCCAGACCGAGCTGGGAGAGGGTGCCTTCGACCATGGTCGACGACCCGTCGCGGAAGGCGCGTCGGGTATCGGGGTCTCCGTTGACCATCTGGAGCTGGGCGTAGAGCGCGTAGTTCTCCGAACAGGTCTTGAGCCGTTCGCCGGAATGGTAGATGTCGGTCAGCATCTCGTCGATCTCCTCGTCCGCGAGGTCGCGCCATTCGTCGCGCAGCAACTGGGCGTACCCGAGGATGGCCACGAGCGGCGTACGGAGTTCGTGGGGAAGTACCTTTTGCAGCCGGCCGCGGAGCGAATCGATCGCCTCCTCCCGCTTCTGCAATTCAAGGGCGCGCTTCTCCAGCCGCGCCTCGACGGCCGAGAGCAGCTCGTCCTCGTTGAACGGCTTGGTCAGGTAGTCGTCCGCCCCCAGGTTCATCCCCGACCGGAAATCGTGCTTCTCCGAGAGCGCGGTCAGAAAAATGAACGGGGTCGTCGCCAGCGCCTCCTCGGCGCGGATGGCCGCCAGCATATCGTGGCCGGACATGAGCGGCATCATGACGTCGCTGATGATCAGATCGGGCCGGTGCGCCAGGGCGAGGTCCAATCCCTGCTGGCCGTTTTCCGCCGAAAGAATGGTGTAGCCTTCCAGTTCCAGCAGGTCACCCAGGTTTTCGCGCAGGTGGAGCTCGTCTTCTACAATCAGGATAACGCTCATAATCGGCTAACAGGCTACCTCGTTCGCAGCGGTCGCGAGCGGGATGGTAAACGTGAACGTAGTGCCCTGATTTTCCATCGAGGCTACGTTGATCGTGCCGGCGAGGCGGTCGATCGCCCCCTTGACGATGGCCAGTCCAAGCCCCGTACCCTGCCGCGTGCCGACATTGCCGGCCCGGTGGAAGGCTTCGAACAGGTGCGTGATCTCATGCTCCGGCACCCCGATGCCCTGGTCGGCGATGCACACGGTGAGGACGTCTTTTTCCACACGGGAATGGATGTCTATCGGGCGTTCCGGGTGCGAGGAGTATTTCAGGGCATTGTTGATCAGGTTGTTCATGATCAGCCGGAACAGCTTCCTGTCGATCATGAATTCCTGGCCGTCGATGTTGCCGCGTGTGGTGATCTGGAGGTGGTCGTACGCGAGCGATACCTCTTCGACGATGTTTTCGATGAAGGTGTCGGCCGGACGGGCTCCAGCCTGATCGGCCAGTCCGTCGACTGCGATTCGCTCAGCAAGGAGATCTTCAAGGAGCTGGATCATGTTGGTGACCCCATTCTCGATCCGGCCGGAGGTACTTGATCGTTTTTTCCGGCTCGTTCTGGTAGACCCGCTTGATCAATTGCGCCGAGGAGCGGATCATCGAGAGGGGGGTGCGGAATTCGTGCGACGCCTGGGCGACGAAGCGCGATTTCATCTCGCCGAGCTTGCGCTCCTTGTCCAGCGCCTCGCGCAGCGCCTGTTCGGCCTCCTTGCGCTGGGTGATATCGCGCAGATACGCGGTGAAGAGCCGGCGGTTGTTCTCGAGGAGGATCGGCGAAATGGCCAGTTCCACCGGAAATTCCGTGTTATCGTGCCGGAGCGCGGAGATTTCGATGCGCCGGCCGAGCACGGGCCCTTCGCCGGTGCGCATGTAATGCTCCATGCCCCGGGTGTGCGCGTCCCTGAAATGATGCGGGATGATGAGGTCGGTCAGCACGCGGCCGAGCACCTCATGCCGGGAAAAGCCGAACGTGCGCTCCGCCGCCGTATTGAACTCGATGATCCGCGCCTCCTCGTCGATCGTGATGATGCAGTCGAACGCCGCATCGAGGATGGCCGATTTCAGCGCCTCGCTGTCGCGCAGCGCCTGGGATTTCTTGACCTGGTTGGTGATCTCCGAGAGAAACACCGACAGCTCGTTCTCGACGCTCAGGATGCGCACGCGGAGCCAGACGTGCCAGGTCTCGAAAAACTGTTCGAACTCAAGGTCGAGGTGTTCCGCGTGCGCCTTGACCAGTTTGTCGTGCAGGACGCTCTGGATGAGTTCGGGGAAGGTGCTCCAGATCGATTTCCCTTCGAGCGCGCCGCGGTCGAGCTTGAGCAGTTTCTCGGCCTGGGCGTTGACGTGGCGAAACCGGAAATCCCGGTCGAGCACAAAAAATGCATCCGACATGCCGTCCAGGATGACCCTCGGATCTTCGTAGAGGGCGTGCACCTTGTCGCCGTGCTGGACGCGATCCCGCCGCCGGGCCAGCTCGTGGTTGACCAGTTCGGCGAATTCCCGGAGCGTCTCGACCTGCGCCGGCGTCAGCGTCCGTGGCCGGCTGTCGCAGACGCAGAGCGTTCCGAGCGCGTACCCTTCGGGCGAGATCAGCGGCATGCCGGCGTAGAACCGGATGAACGGCTCGCCCGTCACCAACGGGTTGTCCATAAACCGGGGATCCGCCGACGCATCCTCGATGATCGTCGGCTCGGCCTCCAGGATGGCGTGCGCGCAAAATGCGATGTCGCGCCCTGTACCTCGGACGCCCAGTCCGCATCGGGCCTTGAACTGCTGGGTTTCGGCGCCGACGATGGAGATCAGGGCGATCGGAACGTCGAACACGGTGCGCACCAGCTCGACGATGCGGTTGTATTCCGCCTCCGGTTCGGTATCCAGGATGGCATAACGATCGAGCGCCAGCAGGCGTTCATGCTCGTTCGAAGGAACCGGGAAAACGTTGGACATACCAGCGGGGATGGCTCGAAGAGAAAGGGATCGCGGCGCGGTGAGAGTCTGGATGTCGCGAGTATCGGCCGAAAGGCGGGCGAATTAATGGGGGGCGTGGAGGAAGGGATGCGGGATGGGGGGTGAAGGGATGAGGGACGCAGGATGCAGGATGCGGGATGCAGGAGGGCGGTGAAGGAATACCGGTGTACGCGGTATGTTTGATCGCTGATTGCGTATCCGGGCGCATCGCCCAGTGGATGATCGATGCGTGAGGGCGCAGGCGCTCCGCGATCGAGCCCCGGGGCGGCGTAAAAGATGGGGGGCCGGGTGGTGGTCTTATTCCGGTGCTATCCGCTATATTCTGGCCACCCAAAAAATGCTACGTTCATCGTTTGTACCTGTGCCGGCATGACCAAACCCACACCGCGATCACGCCTCGTTCAGTATCAGCAGGTTGATGCATCCTATCTCGAAAACCGGCGGCTGGAAAAGCACGCCGGCGTCGGGCTGTTGTGGGCCATGGGCGTCGGGGCCGTTATTTCGGGCGACTACTTCGGCTGGAACTACGGCCTGGTGTCGGGCGGCTTCTGGGGGCTGGCGATCGCGACGGTGCTGATGGCGATCATGTACGTCTGCATGGTCTACAGCATCGCCGAGTTGTCCGCCGCGCTGCCGCACGCGGGCGGATTTTACTCCTTCACCCGCAGCGCGCTCGGGCCGTTCGGCGGCTTTGTGTGCGGCGTGACCGACACCATCGAATACGTGATCACGCCGGCGGTGATCGTGGTGGGGATCGGCGGGTACATGAACACCCTCATTCCGGGCATTCCACCGTACGCCTGGTGGTTTATTTCGTACCTCGTTTTTGTCCTGATCAACATCCGCGGCGTCGGGCTGACCCTGAAGGTGGGCCTGGTGATCACGATGCTCGCCATCGCGGTGTTGCTGCTGTTTTATGCGAGCACGCTGTTCACGGGGGCGTTCGACTGGCAGCTGCTGTTCAACATCGAGCCCAGTCCGGGCCACACCGCGGACGGGTTGCCGCACGGCTGGGGGGGCGTGTTCGCCGCGCTGCCGTTTGCGATCTGGTTTTACCTCGCCATCGAGCAGCTGCCGCTTGCGGCGGAGGAGACGCACGACGTGGTCAATGTCATGCCGCGCGCGCTCATCCTGGGCATCCTCACGCTGCTCGTGCTTTCTCTCTTTACGCTGGTGCTGAACAGCGGCGTGGGCGGTGGGGCGGCGGCGATCGGCGCGTCGGAAGCGCCGCTCGAGGAGGGCTTCCGCGCCGTGTTCGGGGGCGGCGCCACCACGACGCTGCTGACGGTGATCGCCCTGACCGGCCTCGTCGCCAGCTTCCATACGATCATCTATGCGTACGGCCGGGTGCTTTTTGCGCTCTCGCGTGCCGGCTACTTCCCCCGCTGGATCTCGGTGACCAGCAAAAACAAGACGCCTCATGTGGCGCTGATCCTGGGGGGCGTGATCGGGCTCGCCGGCGCGGTGGTCATCCATCTGCAGGAGGGCGGGGCGGTCGGCGCCGCCCTGCTGAACATGGCCGTCTTCGGCGCCGTCATTTCGTACGCGCTGGTGATGGTGAGCTACATCAAGCTCAAGATCGTGAACCCCGACCTCCCCCGTCCTTATGTGAGCCCGCTGGGCATCGGGGGCGCCGTGGTCGGCGTCGTGCTGGCGCTGGTCGCCCTCGCCGCCTGCCTGGCGGTGCCGGACTATCGGCCGGGCGTGTGGGGCACCGCCATCTTCCTCGGTATCGCCATCATCTATTTCCTCGTCTACAGCCGTCACCGCCTCGTGGCGCAGGCCCCTGAAGAGGAAGTGGCCCTCATGGCCGAGGCGCAGGATGAGCTGGCCCACAAGTGAACGCGAGGCGCTGTGCGCGTTGACGTGACCCTCGGCCCGGCCGTGCAGGCCGCGCGAACGTGTCTGACGACATCCGCACCGGTAAACTGTTTGTCCCATAAAGCCATCTACCCCATGTCTACCCTTCCCGGGATGTTGACGCCCGATTCGCTCCAGACGCTCGTTGAAGCCGGTGAAATCGACACCGTCTTGCTGGTTTTCACCGACCACTACGGCCGGTTCATGGGTAAACGGTTCGATGCGGACTTCTTCATCGAAGACGGTCTCGCCCATGGCACCCACGCGTGCGATTACCTCCTGACCGTCGATATGGAGATGGAGCCCGTTCCCGGTTATGCCTATTCCAACTGGGAACGCGGGTATGGTGATTTTCATCTGGTGCCGGACCTGTCCACCCTGCGCGTGGCCACCTGGCTGGATCGGACGGCGATGGTCGTATGCGACGTGCACAACGAGGCGTCGCACGCGCTCGTCGACGTGGCTCCGCGGTCGATGCTGCGCCGGCAAATGGACCGCATCGCCGAGCGGGGCTTCACGGCCATGGCCGGCTCGGAACTCGAATATTACATCTTCGAAAACTCCTATCGCGAGGCGCACGAGCTGGGCTATGCCGGCCTGACCCCGATGGGCTGGTACATCGAGGACTACCACGCCCTGCAGGGGGCCCGCGAGGAGGTGTTCACGGCGGCCGCGCGCCGGCATCTGAAACAGTCCGGCATACCGGTCGAGAACTCGAAAGGCGAATGGGGGCTCGGGCAGCACGAGATCAACGTGCGCTACGCCGAGATCCTCACCATGTCGGACCGGCATGTGATCTTCAAACAATGCCTCAAGGAAGTGGCGGATGCGCTCGGGTTCAGCGTCACCTTCATGGCCAAACCCGCCGCCGACCAGGCCGGATCGAGCTGCCATATTCACCTGAGCCTGTGGGATGACGGCGCCAACGCCTTCGACGGCGATGAACGACTCGGCCCCGTCTCCTGCTCGCCGGTGTTTCGCTGGTTTCTCGGGGGATGGATGGCGCACGTGCCCGAACTGATGGCCTTTTATGCCCCGACGGTAAACTCCTATAAACGCTATCAGTCCGGCTCCTGGGCGCCCACCCGGCTCGCATGGAGCCACGACAACCGCACCGCCGGTTTCCGCGTCGTCGGGCGCGGCAAGAGCCTGCGCATCGAGTGCCGCATCCCGGGGGCCGATTGCAACCCGTATCTCGCCTATACCGCGGCGCTGGCGTCGGGGCTGGACGGCATCGCCAACCAGATCGAACCGCCGCCCATGTTCGACGGCGACATCTACCATGCCGGCCACATCCAGGCCCTCCCGAAAACCCTCCGCGAAGCAACGGCTTCCTTCGCGAACAGCCCCTTCGGCCGGCAGGCGCTCGGCGACGCCGTGGTCGATCACTACACCCACTTTTTTACGGTAGAGCAGGATATGTACGACAAAGCCGTGACCGACTGGGAGCGGAAGCGTTACTTTGAACGGATTTGAGCAGGTTTGCAGGTTGCAGGTTGCAGGTTTGCAGGTTGCAGGTTTGCGGCACTCCCATTCACTTTCCAATTTCCCATTTTTAATTTCCCATGCGTCTCAAAGACAATGTTGCCCTGATAACGGGCGCCGGGAGCGGCATCGGCCGCGAGACGGCGCTGTTGTTTGCCCGCGAGGGCGCTCGTGTGCTGGCCGTCGATATCAATGAAGAACCGGGGCACGAAACGGTGCGTCTGGTCGAGGCCGCCGGCGGCGAGGCGAAGTTTATGCGCGCGGACGTGTCCCGCGCAGCGGATTGCGAGGCCATGGTGGCCGCGGCGGAGAAGGCGTTTGGCAAGCTGACCGTGCTCTTCAACAACGCCGGCATCATGCACAGCCAGGACGACGACGCGGTATCCACCGAGGAGGCGATCTGGGACCTGACGATGAACGTCAACGTCAAGAGCGTTTTTCTGGGCTGCAAATACGGGATCCCCGCGTTGCGGCGTGCCGGCGGGGGCTCGATCATCAATACGGCCTCCTTTGTGGCCCTGCTCGGGGCCGCCACGCCGCAGATCGCCTACACGGCCAGCAAGGGCGCCGTCCTTTCGATGACGCGCGAACTGGCGGTGATTCATGCGCGTGAACGCATCCGCGTCAATGCGCTCTGCCCGGGTCCGCTCCGCACCGAACTGCTCATGAAATTCCTCAACACGGAGGAGAAGAAGCAGCGCCGGCTCGTGCATATCCCCATGGGCCGCTTCGGCGAAGCCGGCGAAATGGCCCAGGCCGCCCTGTATCTGGCTTCCGGCGAGTCGTCGTACGTCACCGGCACCGCCTTTACCGTCGACGGCGGCATCACGGCGGCCTATGTGACGCCGGAGTGAAGGGGACGGCGGGACGTTCGATCCCGCATCCCGCATCCCGCATCCATCAACCCCAGCATGTAGTGTATGGCTTCTTCTTTTGAGGGACTCGCGATCGGCGCGGGCCGGCAGGCTTCGGTAGACGGCTTGACCCGCACGGTCATGAACCCGGCCACGGGCAAGGCGGTGGCCGACGTGGCGGAGGCATCGCCGGCGGACGTCGATGTCGCGGTCAAGCAGGCGCACGCCGCGTTCATGCACCCGGGCTGGCGACGCATGTCGTCCCGCGACCGCGGCCGGTTGCTGATGCGGCTTTCCGTGCTGATCCGGGAACGCACGGAGACGCTGGCGCAGGCCGAAAGCCTCAGCGCCGGCAAGCCGATCGCGGCGGCGCGGGGCGAGATGGGCGCGGTGGCCAACACGTTTGAGTATTACGCTGGCGCGGTGAACAAGGTGTTCGGGCAGACGGTCCCGGTGGCGGCGAACGGCACCGGGATGACGTTTCGCGAGCCGCTCGGTGTCTGCGTCGCCATCGTGCCGTGGAATTTCCCGCTCATCATCGCCGGCTGGAAGATTGCGCCGGCGCTGGCGATGGGCAACACGGTGATCGTCAAGCCGGCGGAGGCGACGCCGTTGAGCGCGCTGCTGCTGGCCGACCTGGCGCTGGAGGCGGGATTCCCGGAAGGCGTGCTCCAGGTGCTGCCCGGGCAGGGACCGGTGGCCGGCGACGCGCTCGTCAGCCATCCGCTGGTGCGCAAGGTGTCGTTCACGGGATCGACGCGGGTGGGCGAGCACGTGATGCAGCGGGCGGCGCAGGGCACGAAACGCGTGTCGCTCGAAATGGGCGGCAAGTCGGCCAGCATCGTCTTCGCCGACGCCGACCTCGATGCGTGCATCCCGTCGTCCGTCTACGCCGTGTACGACAACACCGGGCAGGATTGCTGTGCCCGGAGCCGCATCCTCGTCGAGCGCCCGGTGTTCGACCGGTTCGTGGAGCGCTTCGTGGAGCGCACCCGCGCGCTGAACGTCGGCCCGACGGACGACCCGGCGACGGAGCTGGGGCCGCTGATCTCGGCCGCGCAGCGCGAGCGTGTCGTGGGCTACATGGAAGCCGGCCTCTTCGAGGGGGCCGAGCAACTCTGCGGCGGCGAAATCCCGTTTCAGGATGGCTTTTACCTCACGCCGGCCGTCTTCGTCAAGGTGGAAGCGGGCATGCGCATCATGCAGGAAGAAATCTTCGGTCCGGTCGTCGGCATCATGCCCTTCGATACGGAGGAGGAGGCGGTGCGCATCGCGAACGACAGCCAGTACGGGCTCTCGGGGTCGCTGTGGACACGCGACGTCGGGCGCGCGCTGCGCGTCGCGCGGGCGCTGGAGACGGGCATGCTTTCGATCAACAGCAGTTCGAGCGTGCACATCGAGATGCCCTTCGGCGGGGTCAAACAAAGCGGTCTAGGGCGCGAGCAGGGCATGGCCGCGCTGGAGCACTACAGTGAATACAAATCGATCTTCATCGCCAACGACTGAGCGGTCCTGACGGCCATTGGATTCATAGCACTCGCCGTTGCGGCCGTCGCGCTCCTGCTTCGGGCGGAGTTCGGCCAGCGCGTCGCCGGCATCCGCGTATGGAAGCTGGTCGCGGCCTCGGCGTACATCGGGTACGCACTGGCCGGCGGCGGGCTGGAATCGACCTACGGCCGGCTGATACTCCTCGCGCTCGGGCTGTCCTGGATCGGCGATGGGGCGCTGCTGTTCGATCGCCGGCGGGCGTTTTTCCTGGCCGGCCTCGGGGCGTTTCTGGTGGCGCATCTGTGTTTCATCGCCGCGCTCCGCCTGTACGGGCAGGACACCGTCGTCTTTCTGTGGACCTATGCGCTGCTTGGCTTTCCAACCCACGCGCTGATCTGGCTGGGCTGGCTGGGACCGCACGTGCCGGCCGGGATGCGCATCCCCGTGCAGCTCTACCTGCTGACGATCCTCGTGATGGTGTCCGCCGCGCTGGCCGTTTCCTGGATGCATGGCGCGCCCGTGTTCGCCGTTGCCGCGGTGTTTTTTGCGGTGTCGGACATCGCCGTCGCCCGCCAGCAGTTCGTGGAGCCGAGCACCGAAAACAAGCTCTGGGGGATTCCGCTGTATTTCGCCGCGCAGATGCTGTTTGCCTCGACGGTAGGACAGGCCGGGCGCCCGGCTACGCCTGCCGGCGCAGGGCTGCTCGATGGCCTCGGCGCCGGCACCGCGTGGACGCTCGATGCGCAGCAACCGCTCTCCTTCGATGCCGGCCATCCACAAGGATTCGCCCGGGCGGACGGCGCGCTGTTTCTGTCGACGG
This Rhodothermales bacterium DNA region includes the following protein-coding sequences:
- a CDS encoding T9SS type A sorting domain-containing protein, with the translated sequence MRIAFSNRTACAARNRFIHLLPAAIVLFMSLTAGRAMGQVQTITFENLTRGQVVDSVRADGGFGPVLVFGSNLTNTPDANAAVLFDSNCTGGCTGSDPDLGSPNAKYGGPGQGFEGGRAPYANSTALGNVLIVHEYPREIEPIAEGLAGVIDPDDEGGASTITFTFPAPVTLHSFTIIDRESNELENVELYDGQGALVGVFTTPVTGNNGVAVVLTGAAGIGTANVVRVVMTHQGSGGLDNIVFTPPAPALGGCTFTMAYWKKHPDEWPFRQLTLGGITYGKRTMLDLMVKNPRGDKSIILAEQLIAAHLNIATGADGSLVADAMASADAWLASHGTIGNNQRRWDGGEGFKDDLEAFNTGLMGPSACAVERKHKQERPQGEAAPSATADAPAIAALPATFSVDGNYPNPFNPTTTIRFSLPETARVRLSVYDMLGREVRVLVDGTLEAGQHTAAFEGADLPSGSYLYRLDTPAGSFTNLMTFLK
- a CDS encoding porin family protein is translated as MLSHSNGSLKASALLVFSLFLFSSPASAQVRLGILGGGNFAALNDISAGDALVNFDNTTGYHIGAFVDIGFGALGVRPAVYYLDAGPLFQGAGFLEKDDFNMVYVSVPVDLRFSLGAGPVKPYFLAGPEVRILTSAQDAPPELEDQLSNLVVNAGLGLGLEVNVPGFGITLYPQIRYSFGLSDLVDRTYEINDVTISTDGGQRPNMWLLSLGIGF
- a CDS encoding sulfotransferase is translated as MTTITRNRPNFFIVGAPKCGTTSLYEYLRQHGEVYMAHDSRQYWRSKEPYFFCRELIARDGLGVNSEEDYLALFADAQGATRIGESSALYLYSEQAAERIKAFAPDARLIIMVRQPVRMMLSWHRDCVRWGHENILDFRDAVQAEPERLAGHRLPPASGYPACLQYTRIATFTPQIERFIDAFGEDAVKICLLEDLSLDPSGTFQDIARFLGIDPSFEPAYEVHNEQVVLSEAQIMRHRMMNWARQHAAWARPIQRVLPFRVDRVLSGVLGRVARNPVALPVDTPFLSQLQRQFIPEIDRLGALIGRDLGHWKTMF
- a CDS encoding response regulator, giving the protein MSVILIVEDELHLRENLGDLLELEGYTILSAENGQQGLDLALAHRPDLIISDVMMPLMSGHDMLAAIRAEEALATTPFIFLTALSEKHDFRSGMNLGADDYLTKPFNEDELLSAVEARLEKRALELQKREEAIDSLRGRLQKVLPHELRTPLVAILGYAQLLRDEWRDLADEEIDEMLTDIYHSGERLKTCSENYALYAQLQMVNGDPDTRRAFRDGSSTMVEGTLSQLGLAHALTQLRNDDLVVDVEEAEVAISQQYLFKLIDEILSNAFKFSQPGSPVRLTGRVVKGQYWITIQDAGKGMSHEQLNLLGAFMQFGREQNEQQGLGLGLTIAQMLASIYDGSIAYESAPGAGTTAMIRLPLVAHALSPA
- a CDS encoding ATP-binding protein is translated as MIQLLEDLLAERIAVDGLADQAGARPADTFIENIVEEVSLAYDHLQITTRGNIDGQEFMIDRKLFRLIMNNLINNALKYSSHPERPIDIHSRVEKDVLTVCIADQGIGVPEHEITHLFEAFHRAGNVGTRQGTGLGLAIVKGAIDRLAGTINVASMENQGTTFTFTIPLATAANEVAC
- a CDS encoding PAS domain S-box protein; protein product: MSNVFPVPSNEHERLLALDRYAILDTEPEAEYNRIVELVRTVFDVPIALISIVGAETQQFKARCGLGVRGTGRDIAFCAHAILEAEPTIIEDASADPRFMDNPLVTGEPFIRFYAGMPLISPEGYALGTLCVCDSRPRTLTPAQVETLREFAELVNHELARRRDRVQHGDKVHALYEDPRVILDGMSDAFFVLDRDFRFRHVNAQAEKLLKLDRGALEGKSIWSTFPELIQSVLHDKLVKAHAEHLDLEFEQFFETWHVWLRVRILSVENELSVFLSEITNQVKKSQALRDSEALKSAILDAAFDCIITIDEEARIIEFNTAAERTFGFSRHEVLGRVLTDLIIPHHFRDAHTRGMEHYMRTGEGPVLGRRIEISALRHDNTEFPVELAISPILLENNRRLFTAYLRDITQRKEAEQALREALDKERKLGEMKSRFVAQASHEFRTPLSMIRSSAQLIKRVYQNEPEKTIKYLRPDREWGHQHDPAP